The genomic DNA CGCAGCCGCCTTGCGGATGGCCTGCTTGGTCTGGGCATGGTATTCCCAATAAGTCGTTCCGTCCGAAACGAAGGTGCCGCCCGGGATCTCCAGGCGGAACTTGTCCGCGCCCTTGAGCAGGAAACGCCCTTGGTATGCATCATGCTTATCGAGGGCGGCGTTGTAGACCTGGGCGGTGAATTTCAGCGAGAGATCCTGGGCTTCGCGATGGAAGGCGATGGCTTTGCGGAGCGCGGCCTTGGCTTCCTTGAAGGCGGAGGAATCGGCCGGGGCGGCCGTGGCCGCGGGCCCGGCGGCTACGGGCGGGGCCGCCGGCGCATCGCCCGCCAGCGCCGTCCGCGCGGATGCGGCCATGCCGATCGCGATCAAGATCGCAATCGCCGGTAACAAGCCGCGCCCATTGGAATTCGCCGAATCCGCCACGAATCGTTTCCTATTCATTAACGCCAGGTTAATAAACGAAAAAGGCGATGGAAAGCCAACGAGGAATGGGCGACCAGGCCGCAAGCCCTTTTCCGGCGGGATTGGAGGGCCTTGCGCGGGGCCCGCGCCGGAGATGACGGCGGGAATATTTCTTAGTTTTATGCGCATGGAAAACGCCTCCCCCATGGACGAGAAGCTCCAAATACTGAAGCGCATCGAAGACATCGGGAACCGGGACTTCGACGGCGTCGACGTGACGAAATTGCTTCGGGGCTATTTGCAAGCCACCGATCCGGAGATCATGCTTTCCGCCTTGCAAGCCGCCAGCAATTACGCCAGCGACGAAGGGCTCTTCCAGGACATCTTCAAGATGGCCCACGAGTATCCGGACGAGGAAGTGCGGGCCATGGCCAATAGTTGCCTGGGCGCCGTGATCCAGGACGGGCTCGAATTCGAGGAAACCTTGCCGCAGGGATTCCCTTCCGGATACGCCCAAGTGTCCCGCGACTTCTATATGGAAGTGCGGGAATTCCTTTTGGAAAAAGTCGACGCCCCCATGGAAAGCATGGAAGTGCGCCGCCGGGCGCTGGAGGCCCTCGGTTATCTCGCCTTCCAGCCGGAAGTGCGCGCCATCGTAATGCGCTTCTACCATCAGGCGCCGAACCCCTACGTGCGCGTCAGCGCCCTGTACGCCATGGGCCTGATCAAGGACGCCGTCTTCGAACGTCTCATCCTGGAAGAACTTTATTCCACCAGCGAGCCCGCCCTCCTGGAAGCGATCCATTCCGCGGCTTGCCTGGAACTCCACGCCGCCGAGGATCGCCTGCTCGCCTTGACCAAGTCCGCCAGCACGGACGTGCGTTACGAATCCATCCTGGCCCTGGGCACGGTCGCCCCCTTGTCCCGCCTCCCCGAGATCCTGAAGACGGTCGAAGCCGTCGAGCAGAACGAGGAAGTGCGCGAAGCCATCAAGGCGGCCAAGATCACCCTCCAGCAACGCTCGGCCATCAAGCAGGGCGAACCCATCTGGGACGACAACCTCATCCTCAACGAGATCGAGGATATCCTGGAAAACCGCGAAGCCGGCGGAGGGGAAGATCTCCCCGGCAAGGACGGGGAGTAGGGACATCCTTTCCCGCCCCTTCTTCTCCGGCATCGCCGGAACGGGCATGAGCGCCCTGGCGCAATACCTCGCCTTCCAAGGTTCGGCCGTGGCCGGATCGGATCGCAGCCTCGATCGCGGAGCCGAGGCGGAAAAGCGCGCTTACTTCCAACGCATCGGCGTGCGCCTTTCCCCTCAGGACGGGACCGGGCTGGACGGTTGCACCTGCCTGGTCGTCTCCACCGCCATCGAGGACGCCAACCCGGAAGTGCAGCGCGCCCGCGCCCTGGGGATGCCCATCATCCACCGCTCCGATCTGCTCGCCGAACTGGCGCGCAGCAAGAAGACCATCGCCATCTCCGGCACCTCCGGCAAGTCCACGGTGACGGGCATGGTCTGGCATGTGCTGCAAGCCGGGGGCCTGGAGCCCTCCCTCATCACCGGCGCCAATCTCAACTCCCTGATGGCGGAGGGATGGCTGGGCAACGCCAAAGCCGGGTCCGGCGAATGGCTGTGCATCGAGGCGGATGAGTCGGACGGGAGCCTGGTGAAGTACGCCCCCGAGATCGGAGTCATCCTCAACGTCGAGAAGGACCACAAAGAAATCGCCGAACTCATCCCGCTCTTCATCCGCTTCCGCGATCAAACGGCGCGCCGCGTGATCGTGAACGCCGACGATGCCCATTGCCAGGCGCTACGGCGCCCCCAGGACGCCGTCTTCCGGAGCGCGGGGATGGCCGACGGGGCGGCGCAACGCGTCCGATACGGGGACTGGGAAACCGCCTTCAGCTTGGCTGGAACCGATTTCATCTTGAACGTTCCGGGCAAGCATAACCTGGCCAACGCCATGGCGGCCTTGGCCATCGGCCGCGAACTGGGGATCCCCTTGGAAGCCTGCGCGCGGGGCCTGGCGGCCTATCGCGGGGTGGAGCGCCGGCACGTGCGCGTGGGCGAAGCCGGCGGCGTCACCGTGGTGGACGATTTCGCCCACAACCCCGCCAAGGTGCAGGCCTGCCTCGCCACCGTGAAGGCCGCGCCCGACGGCGGGCCCCGGCGGGTGTTGGCCATCTTCCATCCGCACGGCTTCGCGCCCATGAAACTCATCGGCGAGGATCTGATCCGCGGGGCGGCCGACGCGCTGGACGCCGGCGATCGCCTTTTCCTGCCCGAGATCTACTACGCGGGCGGCACCGCCGACAAAAGCATTTCCTCCGCCGATCTGGCGCGGTCGGCCAACGCCCTCAAGCCCCAGGCCGGCGGGGCTTTCGCGCGCTTCTTCCCGACCAAGGACGAGGTCATCGCCGCCGTGGCCGCCGAAGCCCGTCCGGGCGATTGGGTGGTAAGCATGGGCGCGCGCGACCCTTCCCTGGGCGATTTCGCCGCGCGCTTGTTCGCGGCCATCCGCGCAGCGCGCGGGACCACCAGCCCCGGAACCTGATGAACGAGGCCCTACGCGCCCCCAGGTTGACAAAGGCCGACTCAATTACGACCTTCTAGGCCCGGTTTTTGAACGATCTCCATACGGAGAAAAGGAAGCAGATGCCTTGCGGTAAGAAGCGTAAGCGGAAGAAGATGGCGACCCACAAGCGCAAGAAGCGCCGTCGTCTGAACCGCCACAAGAAGAAGCTCGTGTAATCCTGCCGCGGGCGGCAGGCTCGCGGCTGGCAACCATTTCCGTCCATCGGAAGAAAAGGGCCCCTAGGCCCTTTTCTCGTTTAAGTCGTTTTTATGGCTTAGGCTTCCGTGGACGCGCGCTCGGAAGCGATGCGGATGGACGCCGCTTTCGGCGACAATGGCAGATTGGCCTCGGTGATCTGCCTTCGCATGTCCTCGATGATCTTGGCGTAGGTCTCCCCCACCTTATTGCAGGCCGCTTCCAGGGTCTGTAGATCGTCCCCCGGACGGAACTTCAGGCGATATCCCAAATCCCCGCTGCTCACGACTTCGGCCCATTTGCTGATGCGATAGATAGGCACCGAAATCTTCCGCGAGAAATACAGGCTCAAGGCCAGCCCGACCGCCAAGGACACCACATCGGCGATGACGAAGGCCGGCACGATCACGTCCATCAGGTTTTCTTCCAGCAGGGATTCCATGGTATTGAGGCTTCCCGCGTCGCCCGGCATAAGCGCGCCGGCGTCCTGGGCATGGTAGTGCAAATAGAACAAGGTGCAAATGGCCATTGCCATCACCACCCCGGCCAGGTTCACCACCGCCAGCAGACGGATGATGTAAGGCCATTGGAATTCCGGTAGGATGATGAAGTTGCGGACCGGGTGCCGGGGATTACGGGCCGGAGTCTTTTCGGGCATGCCCCATTATAGGGACCCGGCGCCCGGATCCGGCAAGCGCGGCCGGCCGGGCATTCGGTCCGGGGACCACAAGAATCACAAATCGGGACTCGTCGGGCCGGGAAACCCGGATCGGGCGCCCTTAGGGCAGCACCGCTCCCAGGAACCTCTTCTGCAGGGTAACCAACTCGTTACAGCCCTTCTCGGCGAGGTCCAGCATGGCGTTCAGTTGCTCCCGCGAGTAGGTCGACTCCTCCCCGGTGCCCTGCACTTCCACGAAGTGGCCCTTGTCCGTGCGCACCACGTTCATGTCCACCTCGGCCTCCGAGTCCTCCACGTAGCAGAGATCCAGCATGGGCTCGCCGCCCACGATGCCGACCGAAACGGCCGAGACGAAATGCCTAAGGATGGGCCCGGCGGGCGGCAGGGCCGTCGCGGAAGGAGGTTGGGCCGCCTTGATCCTTTGCAAGGCCTTGGCCAAAGCCATGAAGCCGCCGACGATGGAGGCCGTGCGCGTGCCCCCGTCGGCCTCGATCACGTCGCAGTCGACCACGAAGCTCCGCTCGCCCAGGGCTTCCAGGTCCACCACGCCGCGCAAGGCCCGGCCGATCAGGCGCTGGATCTCCTGGGTGCGTCCGGAGGCGCCGGCCCGCTCGCGCTTCACGCGCGTGGTCGTACTGCGCGGCAAGAGGCTGTATTCGGCGGTGACCCAACCCTTGTTCTTGCCCTTCAGCCAACGCGGCAATTCCTCTTCCAGGCTGGCGCAGCATAGGATGCGGGTCTTGCCCACCTCGATGAGATAAGATGCCTCGGCGGAGGAAACGAAATCCTCGGTGATCTTGATGGGGCGCAGTTCGTCGCGCTTGCGGCCGTCGATTCTAGGCATGCTTGCTCCGGTTGGCGGGTACGGGACGGGATCCGGCGCGCGGCGCGCGCGGATATCCGCCCAGGATCTTGAGACGGGAAACCAGGGGCTCGAGCTCGCGCAGGGCCTGGGCCACGGCCAGGGCGCCGGGGCCGCCGGCCAGATCGGCATAGAACCAATATTCGAAGGGCGAGAGCGGATTAGGGCGGGATTCGATCTTCAGCAAGTCGATGCCGCGCCCGGCGATTACCCCTAAGATGGCATGCAAGCTTCCGACCGCATTGCGCTTGGGCATGAAGGCCAGGCTGGTCTTGAAAGGCAGGCCCGCCGTGGTGGACCGCTTGGCGGGCAAGGGCCGTTTGGCCACGGCCAGGAAGCGGGTGAAGTTATCCGCATGGTTCTGCAAGTTACGCTTCAGCACCTTGAGCCCGTAGAGCTCGGCGGCGTAGGCGCTGGCGATGGCGCCGATATGGATGGGGGCTTCCCGCGCCAGGGATTCGGCCGCGCCGGCGGTATCGAAATAAGGCGCGGGCTTGATGCCTTTATTCTTTGCGAAGAATCCGCTGCATTGGGCCAGGGCCTGGGGATGCGAACGCACCTCGGTGATGGCCCGTAAGGAAGCGGAGGGATGGCAGAGCAGCGCATGCTCCACCTTCAGGTAGGCCTCCCCCACGATATGCAGATCCCGATCCAGAAGCAGATCGTAATTCTGATGGATACTGCCGGCCAGGGAGTTCTCGATGGGCAGGATGCCCCGCTCCGCCGCGCCGCCGGCCACCGCGTCGAACACGTCGGCAAAGGATTCGCAGGGAAGGGTACGTACGCGGGAACCCAACAACTGCTTGCTGGCCAACT from Fibrobacterota bacterium includes the following:
- a CDS encoding outer membrane lipoprotein carrier protein LolA, translated to MADSANSNGRGLLPAIAILIAIGMAASARTALAGDAPAAPPVAAGPAATAAPADSSAFKEAKAALRKAIAFHREAQDLSLKFTAQVYNAALDKHDAYQGRFLLKGADKFRLEIPGGTFVSDGTTYWEYHAQTKQAIRKAAA
- a CDS encoding methyl-accepting chemotaxis protein is translated as MPEKTPARNPRHPVRNFIILPEFQWPYIIRLLAVVNLAGVVMAMAICTLFYLHYHAQDAGALMPGDAGSLNTMESLLEENLMDVIVPAFVIADVVSLAVGLALSLYFSRKISVPIYRISKWAEVVSSGDLGYRLKFRPGDDLQTLEAACNKVGETYAKIIEDMRRQITEANLPLSPKAASIRIASERASTEA
- the rph gene encoding ribonuclease PH; translated protein: MPRIDGRKRDELRPIKITEDFVSSAEASYLIEVGKTRILCCASLEEELPRWLKGKNKGWVTAEYSLLPRSTTTRVKRERAGASGRTQEIQRLIGRALRGVVDLEALGERSFVVDCDVIEADGGTRTASIVGGFMALAKALQRIKAAQPPSATALPPAGPILRHFVSAVSVGIVGGEPMLDLCYVEDSEAEVDMNVVRTDKGHFVEVQGTGEESTYSREQLNAMLDLAEKGCNELVTLQKRFLGAVLP
- a CDS encoding prephenate dehydratase; translation: MKAAFQGVHGAYSELASKQLLGSRVRTLPCESFADVFDAVAGGAAERGILPIENSLAGSIHQNYDLLLDRDLHIVGEAYLKVEHALLCHPSASLRAITEVRSHPQALAQCSGFFAKNKGIKPAPYFDTAGAAESLAREAPIHIGAIASAYAAELYGLKVLKRNLQNHADNFTRFLAVAKRPLPAKRSTTAGLPFKTSLAFMPKRNAVGSLHAILGVIAGRGIDLLKIESRPNPLSPFEYWFYADLAGGPGALAVAQALRELEPLVSRLKILGGYPRAPRAGSRPVPANRSKHA